In Apodemus sylvaticus chromosome 8, mApoSyl1.1, whole genome shotgun sequence, one genomic interval encodes:
- the LOC127691625 gene encoding epididymal secretory protein E3-beta-like — translation MSLVPAMMSSLKAWNMLLLLLCLQCSLYFQEESTSRREFMERHHLSPHKEFSAYSCDGLMTDKALKPKPSHLFVYMTWYKVEHICISSDWKDRYKNLYVWPQTPIKVLRCEWESLKNRYTENRSYGYVQFHCNADGYVDSIEDMKVLEPILL, via the coding sequence ATGTCCCTGGTGCCTGCTATGATGTCCTCTCTAAAAGCTTGGAAcatgctcctgctcctgctgtgcCTGCAGTGTAGCCTATACTTTCAGGAGGAAAGCACTTCCAGGAGGGAGTTCATGGAACGCCATCACCTCAGTCCACACAAAGAGTTCAGTGCCTACAGCTGTGATGGCCTCATGACAGATAAAGCTCTGAAACCGAAGCCCTCACACCTGTTTGTTTATATGACGTGGTACAAAGTTGAACATATATGCATTAGTAGCGACTGGAAAGATCGCTACAAAAATCTGTATGTTTGGCCTCAGACTCCCATTAAGGTCCTCAGGTGCGAGTGGGAGAGTTTAAAAAACAGATATACAGAGAATAGGAGCTACGGCTATGTTCAGTTCCATTGCAATGCTGATGGGTATGTCGACAGCATAGAGGACATGAAGGTTCTCGAGCCCATCCTATTGTAG